The genomic window GATAATGCCACCCCCTGCCCACAGTTGTCAGATTCAAATAAAATCACATTTTGCCCTTGAATAAAACTAGGAGAGACTTATAATGATACTTAAAGACAAAAATCGTCTTTTAAACATAAAACAAAGATAAAAATAATAGATAAGGTGATAAAATGACAGAAAAAAGATTTGAAGACTATGTTGAGAATGATCAGGAAAGAAACGAAGGTCATGTAGATACCCGGAACCACAACTTCGAATGTGAAAATCCAGATAAGCATCTGGGATGCGACCCGGGAATTGATGTGGCCGGTTAAACCCCTTCGGATTTAAACCTCAGGGCGGTGATGAAATTGCCGCCCTGACTATTTGAAGCAGTCTAACACAAAAACCAGAATGAAAAATCAATTCTGAATGATTCGCATCACACGGTATCAAAACTCTTAAACTGCATGGTAAAGGTGCCGCGACCTTGGGTGGCTGAACGCAGGGCAGTGGAATAACCAAACATCTTTGACAAAGGAACCACAGCTTTGATGACCTGGATGTCTGATTTCGGAGTTATGGATTCCACCTTGCCCCCCCTGGCGTTAAGATCTGCTATGGCATCGCCCATATTCGCATCCGGTACAAATACCTCCACAGCCATGATCGGTTCAAGCAAGGCCATTTTCGCATTTTTCAAGGCCTCTTTTACAGCCATGGCCGCACAGACACCGAAACTCAGCTCCGAAGTTTTTCCTTCTTCGCTGAATCCGTCAGCCAGAACAATCTCAACATCTACGATGGGATATCCTTTGAGAAAGCCGCCATCCAAACTTCCCCGAATCCCGGTTTCAATATTTGGAATATACTGGGGTGCAATTTTTTCTTCTGGCACGAGGCATTTAAAGGTAACCCCTTCACCTCGACTTAAAGGTTTAAGTTCCACCGTGACGTTGGCATAATGGGATTTGCCCTGGATCTCCCGCTCAAATACAGCCTGACCGGTTGCAGGGGCTGTAATTATTTCCCGGTAAACAACCTGGGGTTTGCCCACATTTACATTGGTGTTGAACTCTTTAAGCATCCTTGAAATGATAATTTCAAGATGAAGTTCGCCCATACCCGACAAAATAGTCTGACCGGTCTCTTCATCCTTACTCACCTTAAGGGTGGGGTCCTCGATCATGAATTTTTCCATTACATCATCAAGCTTTTCCTGGTCTGCATGGGTCTTGGGCTCAATGGCAATGGAAATCACCGGCTGTGCATATTCCATCTTTTCCAACAAAACCGGATGATCAGAATTGCAAAGGGTATCGCCGGTCACCGAACTTTTAAGCCCCACAATGCCGACGATATCACCAGCCGAGGCCTCATCCAGTCGCTCACGCTTGTTGGCGTGCATCCGTAAAATTCTGGATAATTTTTCTTTGCGTTTCAGGGCCGGGTTAAACACATCCCCCCCCGAAGCAATTTTTCCCGAATAAATCCGGGCAAAGGAGAGTTTACGACCTTCGATCATGGAGACTTTAAAAATCAATGCCGCCAGCGGACCATTTTTCTCCGGCTTGAATTCAAGGATTTCCTCGGTTTCAGGATGCTCGCCTTTCACCGGCGGGACGTCCTTGGGACTTGGCAGGTAATAGTCAATGGCATCCAGAAGCGGCTGTACCCCTTTGTTTCTCAAAGCGGATCCGCAAAGCACAGGCACCATATCCCGGCGGATGGTCGCCGCCCGGATGGCCGCCCGAAGCTCATCCACGGAAATCTCTTCTTCGCCCAGGTACTTTTCCATGATGTCATCATCAAGTTCGGACACCGCTTCAAGCAGTTTATCCCGATATTCTTCTGCCAGCGCCATAAATTCATCTTCAATGGGGCCAGCTGTGTATTCTGCACCTAAGGTTTCATCATTCCAGGCAATCTGCTCCATGGTCAAAAGATCAATAACGCCCTGGAAACGGTCCTCGGCTCCAATGGGGATCTGTATCATTACCGGATTGGCAGATAATTTTTCTTTGATGGAATCACAAGCGGCAAAAAAATCAGCCCCTGTACGGTCCATTTTATTAATAAAGGCCATTCTAGGAACCTTATACCGATCGGCCTGACGCCAAACCGTTTCGGACTGGGGCTCTACCCCACCCACGGCGCAAAACACGCCAATAGCACCGTCCAGAACACGCAATGCCCGTTCCACCTCCACGGTGAAATCCACATGGCCCGGGGTGTCGATGATTTGAATATTGGCCTGTTTCCACTGGCAGTAGGTTACGGCCGAAGTAATGGTAATCCCCCGGTCCTGTTCATCCTGCATCCAGTCCATGGTGGCCTCGCCGTCATGAACTTCGCCTATCTTATGGGATCTTCCCGTGTAATAGAGAATGCGCTCTGTCACCGTGGTCTTGCCCGCATCAATGTGGGCCATGATCCCGATGTTCCTGATTTTTGATATATTTTTTGGCTTACTCATAGGTATCGAATCTCTATTAATAATCAGCTTAATATACTTAGTGTCTGAACGAAAACCTGGATATTTTGTCGAGTACAAGGCGAGCGTAAATTTTAACCGGAGGAATACATGAAGTATTTCGAGGATTAAAATTTGCGACCAACGAAGTAATCGGCAAAATTTACGTTTTTCGGTCGGGCACTATTTAGCATAGTGTTGATACAGTATTGCCCATAAGGTGTCAAGAAAATAGCTTGCAAAAAACAGCCTGGTTTTATAGAATTACTGTTCTTGGTGCAGATCTTAAATTCAGTTCTGCATTACGCAGCAACCAAGTCGATTGGAGGCGTCCAGATTATTTTATGGTTCATTTAATATTATGATTCCCGGATTTGAAGCCATAGTTGAAGAGCGTATCAAAGCCGCCCAGAAACAGGGCCGGTTTGACAACCTTGAAGGCAAGGGCAAGCCTTTATCCTTTGAGGATAGCCATGTGCCCAATGAACTTCGCATGGCCCATAAAATTTTAAAAAATTCAGGTTTTTTGCCCCCTGAGGTTGAAATCAGAAAACAGATGACCCATGTACGTGACCTTATGGACCAAACCGGGCAGACCTCTAAGGATCAGACAAAGCTGCACAAAAAATTAAATTACCTGATGGCCAAACTTGATGCGGTCCGTTCGACCGGACCTGGTAACACTTTGGCCCGGGACCAGTACAGAACTTCATTATTGAGAAAAGTCAAATGAGTATACGCAAAAAAGACAAAGACGGAGTATTCAAAAACATTTTTGTTGCCTATTTCATACTACTGCTTCACGTATTTCTTCTGGCCGGCATCGGCCTCACCGCACTACTGTTCAGGGGCATTTATCACTACCTTCCATGGATCATGGGCGGCATTGCCATCCTGGTACTTTCCATTGTTTGGTTCATCTATGCCAGGATGAGAGCGACCTCTTCCTCCCTGAGCCAGGTACTGGGCACCCCGGAATTTCAGGATCGGGCTGTTGAAATAAGACTGCTTGGCGGCCTTGCATCCTTTGAAATAAAAGCCAAAGACCCGGCTCTGCTGCCGAACCACACCGGCTTCTCCCCCTATTCCGACGCACAGCTCATCGAAAGTGCAAGTGACCAGGCCGAACGCAGATTGATAGAACTTAACGGGCTTTATGAAAAGGATTTGATCTCCAAAGAAGAGTTTGAAAAAGTGCGTCAGAGGATCATCCAGGGCTGATCATACTTAGCAGAATATCCATTGCTGAACGTCCACAAGACCAAAGGGAAGATCTATGAAAAAAATCAGGCTGGCCCTGTTATCGGGCGGGGTGTCCACAGAGCGGGACGTGTCTCTAAACAGCGGGAATCAGGTATTTGAAGCACTTGATAAAACAAAATACGACATCAAACGGTATGACCCTAAATTTGATCTGGCAAAACTTGTTACAGATGCACCGGATATTGATGCGGCCCTGATTATTCTCCATGGGCCCTTTGGGGAAGATGGTACGGTTCAGGGGCTTTTAGATCTGTTAAACATCCCATATCAGGGCGCAGGCGTTTTAGGATCTGCCGTTGCCATGAACAAACTGATCGCCAAAAGACTTTACCGCCAGGCAGGCATTCCAACACCTGTCTATTTATCCATTTGTACTCATGCACCAGATCCTGATCCTGAAAAGTTAAAGGCGCTTGGCCTTCCCCTTGTGGTCAAACCGGTCTGCGCCGGTTCTTCGGTGGGTATGAGCATCGTATCTGATTACAAAGACCTGTCACAAGCCATTGAAAAAGGGTTTCAAAACGATGATACGTTGATCCTCGAACAATATATCAAGGGTACGGAGCTGACCTGCGGCGTATTAGGCAATCAAGACCTTGAGGCCCTGCCTGTTATTGAAATAGTTCCCGGCGACGGCCATGATTTTTTTGATTACCAGGCCAAATACGTGGCTGGGGAAACCAATGAAATCTGCCCGGCTCGCATTGATGAACAGACCACACAGCAGGTACAAAAATTAGCCATTGAAGCTCACAACGCCCTGTTTCTCAAAGGTTATTCCAGAACGGACATGCTGCTTTTGGACGGCAAACTGCATGTTTTGGAAACCAACACCATCCCCGGCATGACAGCCACCAGTCTCTATCCCCAGTCCGCAGCCAAGGCGGGCTATGAATTTGGTGTCCTAATGGACAAACTTATTGAACTTGCCATAGAAGAAAATAAAAGAACGAATTTAAGGAGAGCCCAATGAAAATCCTTGTAGTCGGCAGCGGCGGCCGGGAACATACCCTGGTTTGGAAAATTGCCGAAAGCCCGCTTGCAGATAAAATATACTGTGCCCCGGGAAATGCAGGCACTGCAACCCTGGCTGAGAATGTAAATATCGGCGCTGAAGATATTGATACCCTGGCAACTTTTGCCCAAGAGAACCAAATAGATTTAACTGTTGTGGGACCTGAAGGGCCTTTGGTAGCAGGCATTGCAGATGTTTTTGAAAAAAAAGGACTGGCCGTGTTCGGTCCGTCCGGTGCCGCAGCACAGCTTGAAGGATCCAAGGTTTTTTCAAAAAACCATATGCTCAAGTACGGCATTCCCTGCGCCGCAGGCAAAGCCTTTACCGATCCAGGTCGGGCCAAACTCTATGCAAAAGCCCTGGGCGCACCCTGCGTGGTTAAGGCGGATGGACTGGCCGCCGGCAAGGGGGTCATTGTCTGCACAACCCTTGAAGAGGCAAACACCGCCATTGACGACATGCTGGAAGGCAACAAATTCGGCGATGCCGGCGCCGTGGTCGTGGTGGAAGAGTGTCTTAAAGGCGAAGAAGCCTCCTTTATTGTCTTCACAGACGGCAACACCGTGCTTGCCCTGCCCGAATCCCAGGACCATAAACGGATATTTGATGATGACAAAGGCCCCAATACCGGGGGCATGGGCGCATATTCGCCTGCGCCTGTTTTGGATCATCTGCTGCGCACAAAAGCCATGGAAGAGGTGATGATCCCGGCCGTCAAAGGCATGGCCAAGGAAGGCACGCCCTTTAAAGGGGTGCTCTACGCCGGATTAATGGTGGACAAGGATAGCATTAAAGTGCTGGAATTCAACACCCGTCTTGGCGATCCTGAAACCCAGCCCATTCTCATGCGGCTGAAAAACGATATAGTGCCTTTGATGGAGGCCTGCTGCAACGGGACCCTGCACAACCATAAAATCCAAATTGATCCCCGGGCTGCCATGTGTGTGGTCATTGCTGCCGGCGGATATCCGGGATCTTATGAAAAGGGCCATGAAATCACAGGGCTGGATCAGGCCAATGAAGTCAAGGATACCGTGGTATTTCATGCCGGTACAGCCATGGACAACGGCAAAGTTGTGGCATCCGGCGGCCGGGTGCTTGGGGTGACATCCCTGGGGGATACGGTTGAAGACGCCATCAATACGGCCTATGAAGCCTGTGCAAAAATTGATTTCAAGGATTGCTTTAAAAGAAAAGACATTGGCGCCAAGGCATTGAAACGCATGGCTATCCCGGCCCAGGTGGGTGTAATCATGGGTTCCGACTCTGATTTTCCGGTGATGCAAAAAGCGCTTATCATGCTAAAAAAATTCGACATCCCCTACTATGTCACAGTGGCATCCGCTCACAGAACCCCTGAAAAGGCGGTGCAGCTGGCAACCCAGGCCCGGAAACAGGGAGTCAAGGTGCTTATTTGCGGTGCGGGACATGCGGCACATCTGGCCGGTGTTATTGCTGCCCACACCACCCTGCCCGTTCTTGGCGTACCCATTGACTCCAGTGCCCTTCAAGGCATGGATGCGCTCCTGGCAACGGTGCAGATGCCCCCCGGCATCCCGGTTTCCACCATGGCCATCGGCAAATCCGGTGCCCAGAATGCCGGCATCACAGCTGCCCAGATCATTGGTGTGTCTGACCCATCAGTAGCAGAAAAACTGGCTGCCTTTAAAAAGGAAATGGCAAGCAAGGTGGAACAAAAAGCCGCATCTTTTGCCTGATGCTGGTGTCGCCCAATTTTAGACGTTAAAAAAATGCACCAAAATAAAACCATCCGGGTGGACAAATTCCACCCGGATTCTGACATTATCAATCAGGCCGCCGGTATTCTTAACACCGGCGGCCTGGTGATTTTTCCTGCAGCCTATCTCTACGGAATTGCGGCCAATGCCATGTCCGCCGATGCCGTGGAAAAGGTATTCCAACTCAAACAACGTCCTCGCAACAACCCGATTCTTGTACTGATAAAAAACACGGACCAACTTGGCGGCCTCGTCAAAAACATACCGGATAATGCCCTAAAACTCATGGACAATTTTTGGCCAGGCGGCCTGACCCTGGTATTTAATGCGGCAAACAGCGTCTGCCGCAAACTTACCGCAGGGAGCAGTAAAATCGGCATTCGCCTGCCCGGACACCCGGTGGCCAGTGCTTTGGTCAACAGCGTTGATTTTCCTGTCACCGGCACCAGCGCCAATCTGTCCGGCCGGCCCGGGTGCATGCAAACAAATATGCTGAGCCCTGAAATTGTAGAAAAAACAGACCTGATTCTGAATGCCGGCCCGGTTCAAGGAGGTGCCGGTTCAACGGTTGTTGATGTAACCTGCACACCGCCCAAAATCCTGCGCGAAGGCGCAGTCCCTGCCACAGACATTTACGCCTGCCTCAAAAAACGGGTATTACCGCTTGCGCCCTCTTAAAAATCCAAAACCTGCTCCAAAAAAGCCACCCGCAAGATGGCCAAAATGGGAAATATGATCGTCATTGAGCAACTGTGTTAATTCAGATCCAATATAAATCACAGCTACTAGAATAAAAGCCAAAGGAATTTCCCCGTTCCTGAAATTTGAAAAAGAGCTGCAGAACAGTAAAAATAGATACCGAAGTCTTTGCAACGCATCTTTCGAGGGCCTTGTAATGAGTGACAACGGCGTGATTATCGAGGCCAATACCGTTCTCTCTCAGCTTTCAGGATATCCCGTATCGGAACTTATCGGTATGGCAGTGGTTGACCTTTTTGCGCAAGAAGTACGGGATGATGTCAAAGCCAAAATACAGACGGGCTATGAAAAAATATATGAAAGTGTGGGCTTGACAAAAGCCGGCGCAACCTTTCCCGTTGAAGTGCAAGCAAGGGAGTTCCTTCACGAAAACAGACGGGTCAGATGTGCCGCCATCCGAAATCTCTCAGAACGGTATAAAGTGATGGACGAGCTGCGCGAAAGCGAAACCAAATTCCGTGCCGTTGTAACGGGAGCCCATGATGCCATCATTATGATAGACGGCCACGCAAAAATAATATTCTGGAACAAAGCGGCTGAGAGGCTTTAGACATTATTGACAAAATTCAGGAACCAAGGAATCCCCCCGGGTCCTGAATTCGTTGGTGTCATTCATACAGGCAATACCCTAAAAGCACGCTTTCAGAATATTGAGGATCTCATCTTTATTTAATTTCTTATAACCGCGTCCGGTTATAACTGTAGACTCGGCGATGTTGATTAGCATCTCTTTTGTGGCGCCCAGATCTTTAAGGTTGGTGACGATGCCGCATTCTTTCAAAAAATTCTCCATGGCATTTATTCCTTCTTCTGCGATGACCTCCTTGGTTTTCCCTTCGGCGGAAACACCCCAAATCTCAGTAGCAAACCGGACAAATTTATCCAGCCCGTTGGGATAAATAAAACGGTAATAAGGCAGTGAAATTGCGGCAAGTCCCATGCCGTGGGCACAATCCGTATACGCCCCGAGCTGGTGCTCGATCATGTGTACTTGCCAGTCTTGGCTTTTTGAAAGCCCTGTTAGGGTATTCAAGGCAAGTGTCGCATTCCACACCAGGTTGCTGCGGGACTCATAATCTTGGAGATTTTTCAACGCCGCACGGAGATTATCAATGGATGATTTCAACAGGCTTTCAATAACATAGTCTGTTGTGTTGTTGTCATTACCGCTGAAGTACTGTTCCATGAGATGGGACATGGTGTCAAAAACCCCGCTGACCATCTGATACCGGGATACTGAAAAAGTGTATTCCGGATTCAGAATGGAAAATTTAGGGTATACTTCCGTCGAAAACACCCTGCCGGCTTTTACTTTCGTCTCTTCATGGGTAATGACCGAGCCGCCGTTCATTTCCGATCCCGTGCCCACCATCGTCAAAATAGAGGCCACGGGGACGGTTTTATTGGCAAGGTTTTTATATCCCAACCAGTATTTTTCAAAGGGATCTTCCTCACAGTATGCGGATACGGCAATACCCTTGGCGCAGTCAATGACGGACCCGCCGCCCACAGCTAAAATTAAATCAACATTATTGTCTTTTACAAGTTTGACGCCTTCCATCAATTTATCATAGGTGGGATTGGGCATGACACCGGACAATTCAATCACCTTTTTGCCGGCATCCTTCAAGATGGCCGTCACCTGATCGTAAAGACCGATGGATTTGATGGCATTTTTGCCATAAGCCAAAAGAACGGTATCCCCATAATTGGCAAGTTCGGGTTTCAATTTGTCCAGAGAATTTCTTCCAAAATAAATTTTTGTCGGATTGTAAAATGAAAAATTCAGTAACATATTAAACTCCATGATTTTATGGTTAAAATTGAGTATGATAGAATAATAACCGGTAACAGGGTACCTGTGTAACATTCCAAATATAATTTTGTAACCAGGGATTATCTATGACCCGCGGCATCGAATTATTCTTTACCTTATTTAACAATCTGGCAATATTCATAGCCTTGATTGCCTTTTATCACTATTTGCTCCGTAAATGTCACAAATCGTTTTGGGTACATCGTCAATTACTGCTCGGGATCTCATTCGGTGTATTCGCCATCGGCTGCATGTATTCCCGAATTTCTATATCAGAAGGCGTAATTATTGACCAGAGAAATACCATCATTATCCTGAGCGGCACTTTTGGCGGGCCGGTATCTGTAGTCATCAGTGCTGCCATAACCGCTGCGTTTCGACTCTATCTTGGGGGAACAGGCGTTTTCGGAGGCATCGTGAATATCGCAATGGCTGCAATGGTGGGCACAATTCTACACCGATTTAAAAATAATTTCGAATCCATAAAAAAAACGGCCGTAATTTCCTTATTTGCAACCTTGACGATATTCCCGGGATTCCTTTTTGTTGAAGATCTTCAAACCGGTTGGGCACTATTAAAGGCCGTCGGGTTGCCGTTTGGCACAGCAACTTACCTGGGGGTATTTCTCATCGGCATTATGTTAAAAAAGCAGGAGCAAAGCGTTGTCATTGAACAATCTTTCCGAAAAAGCCAAGAACGACTGAAACTGGCCTTGGCAGGTGCAAACGACGGTTATTGGGATTGGGATCTAAAAACCGATACCGTTTACTATTCCCGCCGTTATAAAGAGATCCTGGGGTACACGGATGCGGAATTTCCCGACATCAGGGAATCCTGGGCAAAACACGTACATCCCGAGGATGTGGAGCCTGCCAGGGCAATCTTACAACAACTCATTGACGGCGAGGCCGAGCATGCCGTGCATGAATTTCGTATGCGGCACAAAGACGGATCACTGCGTTGGATCCTAAGCCGGGGAACTGGCGTAAAAGATGATAACGGGATGGTTTTCAGGTTGACAGGGACTCAAACCGATATCACTGAACGTAAGCGACAGGAAAAAGAACTCCAGGAGAGTGAACTGCGTTTCCAATCCGTTATAGATGCATCGCCCGTGCCTTTTACGATAGAAGACGATTCCGGTAAATTCATTTACATGAATCCCGCCTTCACTGACACCTTCGGCTATACCCTGGATGACATACCCCATATAAACGACTTGTGGCCTACGGTATATCCCGACCCAGCATATCGAAAAAAAATTAAACGCGAAGTGTTAAAGAGATTTAAGCTGTCCGCCCAGGAACAACAACACCTTCACCCCTTGGAAGCCCGTGTTTACTGCAAAGACGGCTCGTTCCGTACGGTTTTAATATCTATAGCCACGCTGGGCGATACGTTTCAAAAGTTGCGCTTAGGTATCCTTTTTGACGTGACATTGATCCGTCGCATTTCCGAACGACTGCAGACAATTCTGGCCAACACCAGTGACGGCATGCACGTCCTGGATGAGCAGGGATGTATCGTTGAGTTCAGCAAATCCTTTTCACACATGCTCGGCTACACCGCAGAAGAGACAGCTCAATTACACATGAGCGACTGGGATATGTACGCGCCCCTTGAAAAAATTTCCTCTTGGATTCAAACGAGTATAAACAACCCGACAACCATCGAGACCCGGCACCGCCGTAAAAACGGAGAGATGCTGGACGTTGAGATCAATGCAAGAGGGATTATTTTAGACGGACAGCCGTTGCTGTATGCTTCCAGCCGCGATATCACGGCACGTAAACGGGCCGAAAATCGACTCAAACAGGCGCTGCTGGAACAAAGTGCCATCTTAGAAAACGCCAACGTCGGCATCATCCAGGTCAAAGATCGCAGAATAGTAAAATGCAACAAAAAAATGCTCCAAATATTCGGATATGACGACGAAGAGATGATCAATAAAAGTACCCGCTTATTCTATTCTTCCCAGAAGCATCAGGACGAAGTTCTTCAAAAAATCGATCCAATTATTTTTGGCGGCGGGGTATACTCGTCCGAGAGAGAGCTCCCCCGCAAAGACGGCTCGCTTGTATGGGTAAAAATTTCCGGCACGGCCATTGATATTGAGGCGCCGGAATCCGGCAGTATCTGGGTATTTGAAGATATCAGTGAAGTCAAAGCCAGGGAACAGGAACTTCAGGAGGCCAAAACCGCAGCCGAGCAAGCAAATAAATTAAAATCCGAATTTTTGGCCAATATGAGCCATGAAATCCGCACGCCCATCAACGGCGTAATCGGTATGACCGAATTGCTTTTAGATACCCAGCTCTCAACGGAACAACTGCACTACGCCAACGCCATTCGTTCCAGTGGGAAACTCCTTCTTGGACTGATAAACGACATTCTTGATTTTTCAAAAATTGAAGCAGGCAAATTGGAGATGGAGACCATTGACTTTGATCTTTTAAGCCTGCTGGGTGATTTTCTGGACAGCATGGCCCCCAGGGCCCACAAAAAAAACCTGGAATTGCTTTGCTCCGTAGCCCAGGGGACGCCAACCGCCCTGAGAGGCGATCCGGGCCGATTGCGCCAGGTGCTGAACAATCTGACAGGCAATGCCATCAAATTTACGGAGACAGGGGAAATTCTGATCAAGGTGTCTGTGGTCAAAGACAATGAAAAAGAGTGCCGGATCCGTATTGTTATCAACGACACCGGCATCGGCATTCCCGAAGATAAACTTGCGCTGCTTTTTGATAAATTCAGCCAGGTCGATGCATCCACCACGCGCAGATACGGGGGAACCGGCCTTGGTCTGGCGATTGCCAAACAACTGGTTGAACTGATGGACGGTGACATCGGTGTCTCCAGCCATGAGAGGCGCGGCTCGAAGTTCTGGTTCACTGTAAAGCTTGAGAAACGCAATGTCAGAGAGTCCGATCGGCAACCGGTGCCGGTGGATCTGCAAGGTTTGCGCATTCTGGTCGTAGATGACAATGCAACCAACCGCGACATCCTTACCACGCAGCTTATGGCCTGGGGTATGCGCCCTGAACAATCGCCCAATGGTCCCCAGGCCCTGGTCGAACTAAAAAAGGCCTTTGATGCGAAAGATCCCTACACGCTTGCCGCTATTGACATGCAGATGCCTGATATGGATGGAAAAACACTTGGGCGTGCCATAAAAAATGATCCAATGCTTGCCTCAATACACCTCATTATGCTCACGTCCATGGGCAGAGGGGGGGATGCCGGGCGATTTGAACAGGCCGGTTTTGATGCTTATGCAAACAAACCCATTCGACAAAGGGATTTTCTTTCTATTTTAGTCAAGACGGTATCCGGGGGATCAACCGCCGCCCCCAGAGCCCTGGTAACCCGCCCCTCAGCCCGTGAAAAACGGCATCTTTTTACCCGGAATGCACGTGTGCTTGTTGTCGAAGACAACGATGTAAACCGGCAAGTGGCCGTTGGTTCATTGGTAAATCTGGGTCTGAAGGCAGATGCGGTAGCCAGCGGTATTGAGGCAATTAAGGCCCTTATGCGCATCCCATATGATCTTGTATTTATGGACATTCAGATGCCCGGCATGGATGGTTTCCAGGCAACCCGCCGTATTCGTAATCCAGAAACAGGTATTCTTAACAATAACATTCCAATCATTGCCATGACCGCCCATGCCATGCAGGGTGACAGGGAAAAATGCGTGTCAAGTGGAATGAACGATTACATAACCAAGCCGATTGATAAAAATATGTTGCTTGAGGTGTTGAAACGGAGGCTGCCCGCATTTACTTCCCCCTCACCTGTTATTCAACCGAACACATCAATGACGGACGACGATATCCCTGAACTTCCCGGAATTGCCATTCAAGAGGCGTTAAAATCCCTGGACATGGATTTTAACACATACAAAATTTATCTACTGGCTTTCCGGCAAGACGCAGAAAACGCCATTGGCGCGCTTGAGGAAAAGACTGAAAGTAATATCCCGGAGGATGTTTCAGCCCTGGCCCATAAGCTTGCAGGCACCGCGGGCAATGTGCGCGCGTTTCAGGTAGAAAAGGCAGCAGCCAAACTTGAACAGGCAACCGAGCAAGGTGACATTCCTGTGACCTTGGTCGATGAACTTAAAAAGTCGCTGCAGACCTTCATTGACTCTGTAAAACCCCTGGAAAAAATTGAAACAATAGATAAAACTGGGAACATTGACTTGAACACAGCTTATCAGTATATGGATAAAATAAAAGCGCTCATCACCAGCAGTGACGTTGTGGAGGCGGATCTGATCCTGGGCTTGACGAATGCCCTGGGAGGCGGCATTGACCCAAGAGTTATAGACAGGCTTAAAAACAGCCTGCAGGACTTTGATTATCAGGAAGCCGATGAAGCCGTCAGATCAATTAAAGCCTGGATGGATAATCAATCTTCCGAGGGAAAAGGTATATGAATAAATTGATAAAAGCCGGTTCGGTCCTCATTGTGGATGACGCGCCGGTTAATATTCGGATGCTGGCAAGTGCCCTGAAAGATACCTACCGGGTCCGGGTGGCAAATGGCGGACTAAAGGCATTGGATATCGCAGGGTCTGAAGACCCGCCTGACATCATCCTTCTTGATGTGAAAATGCCTGAAATTGACGGTTATGAGGTCTGCCGCCGTTTAAAGCAGACCCCGGAGACAATGCAAATCCCCATCATATTTGTTACAACCCGGGGGAGCAGCCAAGACGAGGCCTTCGGGCTTAATCTGGGCGCCGTGGATTATATTT from uncultured Desulfobacter sp. includes these protein-coding regions:
- a CDS encoding PAS domain S-box protein, with protein sequence MTRGIELFFTLFNNLAIFIALIAFYHYLLRKCHKSFWVHRQLLLGISFGVFAIGCMYSRISISEGVIIDQRNTIIILSGTFGGPVSVVISAAITAAFRLYLGGTGVFGGIVNIAMAAMVGTILHRFKNNFESIKKTAVISLFATLTIFPGFLFVEDLQTGWALLKAVGLPFGTATYLGVFLIGIMLKKQEQSVVIEQSFRKSQERLKLALAGANDGYWDWDLKTDTVYYSRRYKEILGYTDAEFPDIRESWAKHVHPEDVEPARAILQQLIDGEAEHAVHEFRMRHKDGSLRWILSRGTGVKDDNGMVFRLTGTQTDITERKRQEKELQESELRFQSVIDASPVPFTIEDDSGKFIYMNPAFTDTFGYTLDDIPHINDLWPTVYPDPAYRKKIKREVLKRFKLSAQEQQHLHPLEARVYCKDGSFRTVLISIATLGDTFQKLRLGILFDVTLIRRISERLQTILANTSDGMHVLDEQGCIVEFSKSFSHMLGYTAEETAQLHMSDWDMYAPLEKISSWIQTSINNPTTIETRHRRKNGEMLDVEINARGIILDGQPLLYASSRDITARKRAENRLKQALLEQSAILENANVGIIQVKDRRIVKCNKKMLQIFGYDDEEMINKSTRLFYSSQKHQDEVLQKIDPIIFGGGVYSSERELPRKDGSLVWVKISGTAIDIEAPESGSIWVFEDISEVKAREQELQEAKTAAEQANKLKSEFLANMSHEIRTPINGVIGMTELLLDTQLSTEQLHYANAIRSSGKLLLGLINDILDFSKIEAGKLEMETIDFDLLSLLGDFLDSMAPRAHKKNLELLCSVAQGTPTALRGDPGRLRQVLNNLTGNAIKFTETGEILIKVSVVKDNEKECRIRIVINDTGIGIPEDKLALLFDKFSQVDASTTRRYGGTGLGLAIAKQLVELMDGDIGVSSHERRGSKFWFTVKLEKRNVRESDRQPVPVDLQGLRILVVDDNATNRDILTTQLMAWGMRPEQSPNGPQALVELKKAFDAKDPYTLAAIDMQMPDMDGKTLGRAIKNDPMLASIHLIMLTSMGRGGDAGRFEQAGFDAYANKPIRQRDFLSILVKTVSGGSTAAPRALVTRPSAREKRHLFTRNARVLVVEDNDVNRQVAVGSLVNLGLKADAVASGIEAIKALMRIPYDLVFMDIQMPGMDGFQATRRIRNPETGILNNNIPIIAMTAHAMQGDREKCVSSGMNDYITKPIDKNMLLEVLKRRLPAFTSPSPVIQPNTSMTDDDIPELPGIAIQEALKSLDMDFNTYKIYLLAFRQDAENAIGALEEKTESNIPEDVSALAHKLAGTAGNVRAFQVEKAAAKLEQATEQGDIPVTLVDELKKSLQTFIDSVKPLEKIETIDKTGNIDLNTAYQYMDKIKALITSSDVVEADLILGLTNALGGGIDPRVIDRLKNSLQDFDYQEADEAVRSIKAWMDNQSSEGKGI